The following coding sequences are from one Ornithodoros turicata isolate Travis chromosome 1, ASM3712646v1, whole genome shotgun sequence window:
- the LOC135385580 gene encoding uncharacterized protein LOC135385580 codes for MSTGDAPPTGQALATTSVTPVSSIAVKLPPYWDRNPATWFIQAEAQFHLSGISAERTKYYHVIAALSPSAAEEVFDIIANPPADTPYQALKAALLKRTSPSDRARLQQLLSAEELGDRRPTQLLRRVKQLLGEGSNASTDSFLRELFLQRLPKNVQMVLASTHNLGIEDLASLADAVMQVASPATMTLDSVQAPQVDAPPSVPPFPDANSNFATLSQQVTHLTQLVAALSTRSRSPSPRRQRFRSRNRSPRHRSPGSRDRNGLCWYHHRFGQEARHCFQPCAWSGNPPANH; via the coding sequence ATGTCTACTGGCGATGCTCCCCCAACTGGACAAGCCTTAGCGACAACCTCAGTTACACCGGTATCCTCCATCGCCGTCAAACTTCCTCCGTATTGGGATCGCAACCCCGCGACGTGGTTTATTCAAGCGGAAGCACAGTTTCACCTCTCCGGCATCTCGGCCGAACGTACCAAGTATTACCACGTCATCGCGGCCCTTTCACCGTCAGCGGCAGAAGAAGTGTTTGATATCATTGCCAACCCTCCCGCCGATACCCCGTACCAAGCCCTCAAAGCGGCACTCTTGAAGCGTACATCGCCGTCCGACCGCGCCCGTCTGCAACAGCTGTTGTCAGCTGAAGAACTAGGCGACCGGCGCCCAACCCAACTGCTGCGCCGGGTGAAACAGTTACTCGGTGAAGGAAGCAATGCCAGTACCGACAGTTTCCTCCGCGAGCTATTCCTCCAACGGCTCCCTAAAAATGTCCAGATGGTTCTTGCCAGCACTCACAACCTCGGCATTGAAGATCTAGCGAGTTTGGCTGACGCAGTCATGCAAGTCGCATCACCTGCTACTATGACCTTGGATTCCGTCCAAGCGCCTCAAGTCGATGCTCCCCCAAGTGTACCTCCCTTCCCTGACGCCAACTCGAATTTCGCCACTCTTTCCCAACAAGTCACTCACCTGACTCAATTAGTTGCTGCTTTGTCCACTCGATCCCGCTCTCCGTCGCCACGTCGCCAGCGTTTCCGCTCCCGCAACCGGTCTCCTCGCCATCGCAGCCCAGGTTCACGCGACAGGAACGGGCTTTGCTGGTACCATCACCGCTTCGGCCAGGAAGCCCGACACTGCTTCCAACCTTGCGCGTGGTCGGGAAACCCGCCGGCCAACCACTAG